A window of Corticium candelabrum chromosome 3, ooCorCand1.1, whole genome shotgun sequence contains these coding sequences:
- the LOC134177795 gene encoding polycystin-2-like encodes MAVFWEILLYITFLWLVLIISYTDRDERSFYMTKMSENVFDVKKSFSSINAADDFFQWANTTLINGLYWEQWYNGGSVEHGGFTKDNIGKLLGGARLRQIRVNTDSCNVVETFEDDIKRCYSQASAGNEQKNYGVGWTVTTNVSDSRWRWSSRSDLDGVPYWGKVDIYSGAGYVQDLGHTSSQARRTLLGLRDNLWIDRQTRAVFVEFTIYNANVNLFQSLTFLIEFPATGGAFPSYQFLSIRLIRYVSSLDSLKLACEILFIFFIILYSYRTFKEARQIGMRTYIKYFWTWIDISYLTLSYAAIVYAIYRIVAIKQLLSRYSKSRDNFINFYPTVLANLTMQYVLAFLGFLVTIKVLKLFRFNRRMTMLGMVMKIAASEILSVITILVVVLWCFTQFGYLVLLENSEFRSLASTMRTLMSTILGNFEFYGWVKAHRILAPIMFFVFNLAVFFVLLNLFLVILNRSVFKIRKSLLEQSNDFEVLEYMLRRLRLWLGCSSKQAIDMREETTSCSTFRSEISVLSARDIKLGETESTRKIYGQSPAGSEEDCKHHCDFGSNNQSLPELWEYDLSAKVDTILRLVDALFPIKEGKRGEPVYKWGKN; translated from the exons ATGGCAGTTTTTTGGGAGATTTTGCTCTATATCACCTTTCTTTGGCTCGTCCTCATTATTTCGTACACCGATCGAGACGAACGCTCCTTTTATATGACAAAGATGTCTGAGAATGTGTTCGACGTCAAGAAGTCTTTTAGTAGTATCAATGC TGCTGACGATTTCTTTCAATGGGCTAACACAACACTTATCAACGGGCTGTATTGGGAGCAATGGTACAACGGAGGTTCTGTAGAACATGGGGGATTCACGAAAGACAACATTGGCAAGCTGCTAGGAGGAGCGAGATTGAGACAAATTCGAGTGAATACAG ATTCGTGTAACGTTGTCGAAACATTTGAAGACGACATTAAACGTTGCTATTCTCAAGCAAGCGCCGGCAACGAACAAAAGAATTATGGCGTGGGATGGACGGTCACTACAAACGTAAGTGACTCGCGTTGGCGATGGAGTAGCAGGTCTGATCTGGACGG AGTACCGTATTGGGGTAAAGTCGACATTTACTCTGGTGCTGGGTATGTGCAAGACCTCGGCCATACCAGTTCTCAAGCCAGACGTACGTTGTTAGGGTTGCGCGATAATCTTTGGATTGATCGTCA AACAAGAGCCGTATTTGTCGAATTTACTATATACAACGCCAACGTCAATCTCTTTCAATCTCTTACGTTCTTAATCGAGTTTCCCGCCACAG GTGGAGCATTCCCGTCGTATCAGTTTCTTTCTATCAGACTGATCAGATACGTTAGCTCTCTGGATTCTCTCAAATTAGCGTGTGAA attttgtttattttcttTATTATTCTCTACTCGTACCGTACTTTCAAGGAAGCACGCCAAATTGGGATGCGGACTTACATTAAGTATTTTTGGACTTGGATCGACATTTCGTATTTAACTTTGTCTTACGCGGCCATCGTTTATGCCATTTATCGCATTGTGGCCATTAAACAGCTTCTCAGTCGGTATAGTAAATCGCGCGACAATTTCATCAATTTCTACCCAACTGTGCTCGCAAATCTGACGATGCAATACGTTCTAGCCTTCTTGGGATTTCTCGTCACAATAAAG GTTCTCAAACTATTTCGCTTTAATCGACGAATGACAATGTTGGGAATGGTTATGAAAATTGCTGCTTCGGAGATTCTGTCAGTTATAACcattcttgttgttgttctgtgGTGTTTCACCCAATTTGGATATTTG GTTTTACTGGAGAACAGCGAATTCCGTTCGTTGGCTTCGACAATGAGAACTCTGATGAGTACAATCCTAGGCAACTTTGAATTCTACGGATGGGTAAAAGCACATCGTATTCTAGCGCCAATTATGTTCTTCGTCTTCAATCTGGCCGTCTTCTTTGTCTTGCTGAACCTCTTCTTAGTCATCCTCAATAGGTCGGTCTTCAAAATAAGGAAATCGCTCTTGGAGCAGAGCAACGACTTCGAAGTACTGGAATACATGCTGAGACGCTTACGCTTATGGCTTGGCTGCAGCTCAAAG CAGGCAATTGACATGCGAGAAGAAACTACTTCTTGTAGTACTTTTCGCTCTGAGATCAGTGTACTTAGTGCTCGAGATATCAAACTTGGTGAGACCGAATCAACGCGCAAGATTTACGGACAATCACCTGCTGGCTCGGAGGAAGACTGTAAACATCACTGTGACTTTGGCAGCAACAATCAAAGTTTGCCTGAATTGTGGGAATACGATTTATCAGCAAAGGTAGACACTATTCTTCGTCTTGTCGATGCACTGTTTCCGATAAAAGAAGGCAAGCGAGGGGAACCGGTCTACAAGTGGGGAAAGAACTAG